In Neofelis nebulosa isolate mNeoNeb1 chromosome 7, mNeoNeb1.pri, whole genome shotgun sequence, the following proteins share a genomic window:
- the LOXL1 gene encoding lysyl oxidase homolog 1: protein MAVARACWQLGALVWGACLCVLVHGQEARQGQGSDPGRWRQLIQWENNGQVYSLLNSGSEYVPAGPQRTDSSSRVLLAGAPQAPQRRSQGGPRRRQAPSLPLPGRVGSDTVRGQARHPFGFGQVPDNWREVAVGDSTGMARVRTSVSQQRHGGSASSVSASAFATTYRQPPSFPQQFPYPQAPFVSQYETYDPASRTYDQGYVYYRGGGGGGAGAAAVASAGVIYPFQPRARYEEYGGGEEQPEYPPQAFYPAPERPYAPPPPPPPPPADGLDRRYSHSLYHEGTAGFEQPYPDPGPDAPPAGGGAYAADPRLGWYPPYANVPPEAYVPPRAVEPQPPFRVLEPPYLPVRSSDAPPPGGERGGAQQGRLSVGSVYRPNQNGRGLPDLVPDPNYVQASTYVQRAHLYSLRCAAEEKCLASTAYTPEATDYDVRVLLRFPQRVKNQGAADFLPHRPRHAWEWHSCHQHYHSMDEFSHYDLLDAATGKKVAEGHKASFCLEDSTCDFGNLKRYACTSHTQGLSPGCYDTYNADIDCQWIDITDVQPGNYVLKVHVNPKYIVLESDFTNNVVRCNIHYTGRYVSTTNCKIVQS from the exons ATGGCTGTAGCCCGAGCATGCTGGCAGCTGGGGGCCCTGGTGTGGGGCGCCTGCCTCTGCGTCCTGGTGCACGGGCAGGAGGCGCGGCAGGGGCAGGGCTCGGACCCGGGGCGCTGGCGGCAGCTGATTCAGTGGGAGAACAACGGGCAGGTGTACAGCCTGCTCAACTCCGGCTCAGAGTACGTGCCGGCCGGGCCCCAGCGCACCGACAGTAGCTCCCGGGTGCTGCTAGCCGGCGCACCCCAGGCCCCGCAGCGGCGCAGCCAAGGAGGCCCCCGGCGTCGGCAAGCCCCGTCGCTGCCCCTGCCAGGGCGCGTGGGCTCGGACACCGTGCGCGGCCAGGCGCGGCACCCGTTCGGCTTCGGCCAGGTGCCCGACAACTGGCGCGAGGTGGCCGTCGGGGACAGCACTGGCATGGCCCGGGTCCGCACCTCCGTCTCCCAGCAACGACACGGGGGCTCCGCCTCCTCGGTCTCGGCCTCGGCCTTCGCCACCACCTACCGCCAgccgccctccttccctcagcagTTCCCCTACCCGCAGGCGCCCTTCGTCAGCCAGTACGAGACCTACGACCCCGCGTCGCGGACCTACGACCAGGGCTACGTGTACtaccgcggcggcggcggcggtggcgcgGGGGCGGCGGCCGTGGCCTCGGCGGGGGTCATCTACCCCTTCCAGCCGCGGGCGCGCTACGAGGAGTACGGCGGAGGCGAGGAGCAGCCCGAGTACCCGCCGCAGGCCTTCTACCCGGCCCCCGAGAGGCCCtacgcgccgccgccgccgccgccgccgccgcccgccgacGGCCTGGATCGCCGCTACTCGCACAGCCTGTACCACGAGGGCACCGCCGGCTTCGAGCAGCCCTACCCCGACCCGGGCCCCGACGCGCCGCCCGCGGGCGGCGGCGCCTACGCCGCCGACCCCCGCCTCGGCTGGTACCCGCCCTACGCCAACGTGCCGCCCGAGGCCTACGTCCCGCCGCGGGCCGTGGAGCCGCAGCCCCCGTTCCGCGTGCTGGAGCCGCCCTACCTGCCGGTGCGCAGCTCCGACGCGCCCCCGCCCGGTGGGGAGCGCGGCGGCGCACAACAGGGCCGCCTCAGCGTGGGCAGCGTGTACCGGCCCAACCAGAACGGCCGCG GTCTCCCTGACTTGGTCCCGGACCCCAACTACGTGCAAGCATCCACTTATGTCCAGAGAGCCCACCTGTACTCTCTGCGCTGTGCTGCGGAGGAGAAGTGTCTGGCCAG CACGGCCTACACTCCCGAGGCCACTGACTACGACGTGCGGGTGCTACTCCGCTTCCCCCAGCGAGTGAAGAACCAGGGCGCCGCGGACTTCCTCCCGCACCGGCCGCGGCACGCCTGGGAGTGGCACAGCTGTCACCA ACATTACCACAGCATGGATGAGTTCAGCCACTACGACCTGCTGGATGCAGCCACAGGCAAGAAGGTAGCCGAGGGCCACAAGGCCAGCTTCTGCCTGGAGGACAGCACCTGTGACTTCGGCAACCTCAAGCGCTACGCATGCACCTCTCACACGCAG GGCCTGAGCCCCGGCTGCTATGACACTTACAACGCGGACATCGACTGCCAGTGGATTGACATAACTGATGTGCAGCCCGGGAACTATGTCCTCAAG GTTCACGTGAACCCGAAGTATATTGTTTTGGAATCTGACTTCACCAACAATGTGGTGAGATGCAACATTCACTATACAGGTCGCTATGTTTCTACAACAAACTGCAAGATTGTCCA